In the Parasteatoda tepidariorum isolate YZ-2023 chromosome 3, CAS_Ptep_4.0, whole genome shotgun sequence genome, one interval contains:
- the LOC107456146 gene encoding transposon TX1 uncharacterized 149 kDa protein, translating to MELRIGTWNIRSLYKNKGLQLLTEQLDNYKADVMALQEMRWLNDGIMEKRNHTIFYSCDKKRHIFGTGFVVGKHIRHLVMDFVPKSSRLCKIRLRGKFFNYSLINAHAPTEDKDEDEKELFYENLHSLYNSCPQNDIKIILGDLNAKIGKEAEHRPTIGKYSLHETTNDNGQRLIHFAAEHSMVISSTFFQHKRIHQTTWRSPDGDTSNQIDHILIDSRHMTDIQDIRTYRGANFDSDHYMVMSRIKAKLSNARKCHGKRLEKFDCEQLKTPRVRDDFQSQLTMKLDEKAIENIDCIDGKWTSFKEALLDTCDNVISKIKRAEKKDWFDTECRNATQRKNDAYNMMLSKKHSRASVEKYKTARREEKKVHRLKKKFFHEDLFKDVEHLRGSNESRAFFRGINFGRQEFKPRTNLCRNKDGDILSDKTDILNRWNEHFDNLLNVECVQTESCSPNVNQECIAPLSMIEVEEAVQKLKNNKAPGPDLISPEFLKNSGPDGLKAIHNILTSVWEKEILPEEWKHSTVCLIHKKGDILECSNYRGISMLCTAYKVFSKILFNRLSPYVENIIGEYQCGFRKGRSTTDQIFCIRQILEKTREFGIGTHHLFVDFKTAYDSVNRKRLIEAMREFNIPDKLVRLTTLTLCKTMQKVKIQNDFSEPMEVKNGVRQGDALACLLFNLALEKIIRDSGINTRGHIFHKSVQIFAFADDIDIIARTQSDLKQAFLSMEKEAEKMHLTINQEKTKYMQCTKITDSTTHLQIGEYKFEKVNSFVYLGSEVNVNGNIAPEIQRRINSASKCFYGLKKYLKSNLLKRDTKLLIYKCLIRPILTYASETWTTTQKDENSLGIFERRILRSIFGGKQVDGTWYRRSNSELYRAFREPDVVKYVKIQRIKWAGHIIRMNRERSTNIIFLAQPIGSRPRGRPKLRWAHCVERDFSVLKVSNWKTTARRRQAWRKLIEKARAHPGLSCH from the coding sequence ATGGAACTGAGAATCGGAACATGGAACATTCGCTCTTTGTATAAAAACAAAGGGCTGCAACTCTTAACGGAACAGCTGGATAATTACAAGGCTGATGTAATGGCTCTGCAAGAGATGAGGTGGCTTAACGATGGAATAATGGAGAAGAGAAATCACACAATCTTCTATAGCTGTGATAAGAAGAGGCATATTTTTGGAACGGGTTTTGTTGTGGGCAAACACATTCGGCATCTTGTCATGGATTTCGTGCCAAAGTCTTCAAGGTTATGTAAAATTAGGCTAAGaggaaaattctttaattacagTCTTATAAATGCCCACGCACCTACTGAAGACAAGGATGAAGACGAGAAAGAACTTTTCTATGAGAACCTGCATTCTCTATATAACTCCTGTCCACAAAAcgacatcaaaattattttgggtGACTTAAATGCTAAAATTGGAAAGGAAGCTGAGCACAGGCCCACTATTGGAAAATACAGCCTGCACGAAACAACAAATGACAATGGACAGAGGCTCATTCACTTCGCTGCAGAACATAGCATGGTCATATCCAGCACCTTTTTCCAACACAAGAGAATTCACCAAACGACCTGGAGATCACCAGATGGAGATACCTCCAACCAGATCGACCATATATTGATAGACTCCAGACATATGACGGACATACAAGATATTAGAACCTATCGTGGGGCCAACTTTGACTCAGACCATTACATGGTAATGAGCAGGATCAAGGCCAAACTATCTAATGCACGTAAATGTCATGGGAAACGTCTTGAGAAATTTGACTGCGAACAATTAAAGACCCCTAGAGTCAGGGATGACTTTCAGTCACAACTAACTATGAAGCTTGATGAAAAAGCAATCGAAAATATTGATTGCATAGATGGAAAGTGGACTTCTTTCAAAGAAGCCCTATTGGACACATGTGATAAtgtaataagcaaaataaaaagagctGAGAAAAAGGATTGGTTTGATACAGAATGTCGCAACGCGACCCAAAGAAAAAACGATGCATATAATATGATGCTCAGTAAAAAACACTCAAGAGCATCAGTAGagaaatacaaaactgcaagaagagaagaaaagaaagttcataggttgaagaaaaagttttttcacgAAGACCTCTTTAAGGATGTCGAACATCTCCGAGGGTCTAATGAGAGCAGAGCTTTCTTTCGTGGCATTAACTTTGGTCGTCAAGAGTTCAAACCTAGAACTAACCTTTGCAGAAATAAAGATGGAGATATTTTAAGCGATAAAACAGACATTCTCAATAGGTGGAATGAACACTTCGACAACCTACTTAATGTAGAGTGCGTTCAGACAGAGTCCTGTTCACCAAACGTTAACCAAGAGTGTATAGCACCTCTTTCAATGATTGAGGTTGAAGAAGCAGTTCAAAAACTTAAGAACAACAAGGCTCCTGGCCCAGATTTGATATCACcagaattcttaaaaaactcAGGACCAGATGGGTTAAAGGCCATACATAATATTCTAACATCAGTATGGGAAAAAGAGATACTCCCGGAAGAATGGAAACACAGCACTGTTTGTCTTATACACAAAAAAGGAGACATTCTTGAATGTTCAAACTACCGGGGTATCAGCATGCTCTGCACTGCATATAAagtcttttcaaaaattctatttaacagACTTAGCCCCTATGTAGAAAACATCATTGGTGAATACCAGTGCGGTTTTAGGAAGGGCAGGTCTACAACTGaccaaatattttgcataagacaGATTCTGGAAAAGACCAGGGAATTTGGAATTGGTACCCACCACCTATTTGTGGATTTCAAAACTGCTTACGACAGTGTAAACCGGAAGCGACTCATTGAAGCTATGCGAGAATTCAATATCCCGGACAAGCTTGTACGACTCACCACACTTACACTGTGTAAGACCATGCAGAAAGTTAAAATCCAAAATGACTTCTCGGAACCAATGGAGGTAAAAAATGGTGTAAGGCAAGGCGATGCTTTGGCATGCCTACTCTTCAATTtggcattagaaaaaattatcagagaTTCAGGAATCAATACCAGAGGACATATCTTTCATAAGTCTGTCCAAATTTTCGCTTTTGCCGATGACATTGACATCATAGCTCGAACACAATCTGACTTAAAGCAAGCCTTTCTATCCATGGAAAAAGAGGCAGAAAAAATGCATCTCACTATTAACCAGGAGAAAACCAAGTACATGCAATGCACCAAAATAACTGATTCTACAACTCACTTGCAAATTGGTGAatacaagtttgaaaaagtaaacaGTTTTGTTTATCTTGGTTCTGAAGTCAACGTTAATGGCAATATCGCACCCGAAATACAAAGAAGAATCAATAGTGCAAGTAAATGTTtctatggattaaaaaaatatttaaaatcaaacctACTAAAAAGAGATACTaaactgttaatttataaatgcttaatcaGACCTATCCTAACATATGCCTCAGAAACTTGGACAACAACACAGAAAGATGAGAATTCCTTGGGAATCTTCGAACGTCGGATCCTAAGATCCATTTTTGGGGGCAAACAAGTTGATGGTACTTGGTACAGACGTTCAAACTCAGAACTCTATCGGGCTTTCAGAGAGCCTGATGTTGTCAAGTATGTAAAAATCCAAAGAATTAAATGGGCTGGTCACATCATTCGAATGAACAGAGAGCGTTCGACAAACATAATCTTTTTGGCTCAGCCCATCGGATCAAGGCCCAGAGGTCGACCAAAGCTGAGATGGGCCCACTGCGTGGAAAGAGACTTTTCAGTCTTAAAAGTCTCAAACTGGAAGACAACTGCCAGGCGGAGGCAGGCCTGGAGGAAGTTGATTGAGAAGGCCAGGGCCCACCCGGGGCTGTCGTGCCATTGA